The following coding sequences lie in one Apium graveolens cultivar Ventura chromosome 1, ASM990537v1, whole genome shotgun sequence genomic window:
- the LOC141661308 gene encoding uncharacterized protein LOC141661308 isoform X2: MSGIKCTYEAWAERTISEAKGRRVIHFYLVSTSERPLLAVVATEKNDRHFSYEVSDNYIKVFGSSPSINAQTKWTSRSIMLEWLSSLVRKDNLPPPNLIPHNAETHEGDAQMPEPMPREPASFKVGDHIEFLSKDEKMHDFWYKCKILEMYKKFWKVQCNDRKCEEVSGNFEQEHCIPPPRLAPPGELSLRHTGRLTIRPCPPEEEAPTTFEVGAAVDAWWKNGWWEGFVITVESLSSSDSYHVFLPGPRKFLTLHLKDLRASRDWVDDAWVLIRSHPDILSFVC; the protein is encoded by the exons GACGCCGTGTAATCCACTTTTACCTTGTATCTACTTCTGAAAGGCCATTACTTGCTGTTGTCGCGACTGAGAAGAATGACCGACATTTTAGTTACGAGGTTTCTGATAACTATATAAAGGTCTTCGGGTCCAGCCCATCCATCAATGCACAAACAAAATGGACATCGCGGAGCATTATGCTCGAGTGGCTCAGTTCATTGGTGCGAAAGGATAACCTTCCACCCCCAAATTTAA TTCCGCACAATGCTGAGACCCATGAAGGTGATGCACAAATGCCGGAACCTATGCCCAGGGAGCCGGCATCATTTAAGGTTGGGGATCATATAGAATTTCTGTCAAAAGATGAGAAGATGCACGACTTCTGGTATAAGTGCAAGATCTTGGAAATGTATAAAAAATTTTGGAAAGTCCAGTGCAATGACAGGAAGTGTGAAGAAGTATCTGGCAACTTTGAGCAAGAG CACTGTATTCCTCCACCAAGACTTGCACCTCCTGGTGAGCTCAGCTTGAGACACACTGGTCGACTTACTATCCGCCCGTGCCCCCCTGAAGAAGAAGCTCCTACTACTTTTGAGGTTGGAGCTGCAGTTGATGCATGGTGGAAAAATGGATGGTGGGAAGGTTTTGTAATTACTGTCGAGTCTCTCTCCAGCAGTGACAGTTATCATGTCTTCTTACCTG GCCCCCGCAAGTTCTTAACTCTTCATCTAAAAGATTTAAGAGCATCAAGGGACTGGGTTGATGATGCTTGGGTATTAATCAGGTCTCATCCTGATATTCTCTCCTTTGTATGTTAA
- the LOC141661308 gene encoding uncharacterized protein LOC141661308 isoform X1, with the protein MLLMHNMSGIKCTYEAWAERTISEAKGRRVIHFYLVSTSERPLLAVVATEKNDRHFSYEVSDNYIKVFGSSPSINAQTKWTSRSIMLEWLSSLVRKDNLPPPNLIPHNAETHEGDAQMPEPMPREPASFKVGDHIEFLSKDEKMHDFWYKCKILEMYKKFWKVQCNDRKCEEVSGNFEQEHCIPPPRLAPPGELSLRHTGRLTIRPCPPEEEAPTTFEVGAAVDAWWKNGWWEGFVITVESLSSSDSYHVFLPGPRKFLTLHLKDLRASRDWVDDAWVLIRSHPDILSFVC; encoded by the exons GACGCCGTGTAATCCACTTTTACCTTGTATCTACTTCTGAAAGGCCATTACTTGCTGTTGTCGCGACTGAGAAGAATGACCGACATTTTAGTTACGAGGTTTCTGATAACTATATAAAGGTCTTCGGGTCCAGCCCATCCATCAATGCACAAACAAAATGGACATCGCGGAGCATTATGCTCGAGTGGCTCAGTTCATTGGTGCGAAAGGATAACCTTCCACCCCCAAATTTAA TTCCGCACAATGCTGAGACCCATGAAGGTGATGCACAAATGCCGGAACCTATGCCCAGGGAGCCGGCATCATTTAAGGTTGGGGATCATATAGAATTTCTGTCAAAAGATGAGAAGATGCACGACTTCTGGTATAAGTGCAAGATCTTGGAAATGTATAAAAAATTTTGGAAAGTCCAGTGCAATGACAGGAAGTGTGAAGAAGTATCTGGCAACTTTGAGCAAGAG CACTGTATTCCTCCACCAAGACTTGCACCTCCTGGTGAGCTCAGCTTGAGACACACTGGTCGACTTACTATCCGCCCGTGCCCCCCTGAAGAAGAAGCTCCTACTACTTTTGAGGTTGGAGCTGCAGTTGATGCATGGTGGAAAAATGGATGGTGGGAAGGTTTTGTAATTACTGTCGAGTCTCTCTCCAGCAGTGACAGTTATCATGTCTTCTTACCTG GCCCCCGCAAGTTCTTAACTCTTCATCTAAAAGATTTAAGAGCATCAAGGGACTGGGTTGATGATGCTTGGGTATTAATCAGGTCTCATCCTGATATTCTCTCCTTTGTATGTTAA
- the LOC141661308 gene encoding uncharacterized protein LOC141661308 isoform X3 has translation MLLMHNMSGIKCTYEAWAERTISEAKGRRVIHFYLVSTSERPLLAVVATEKNDRHFSYEVSDNYIKVFGSSPSINAQTKWTSRSIMLEWLSSLVRKDNLPPPNLIPHNAETHEGDAQMPEPMPREPASFKVGDHIEFLSKDEKMHDFWYKCKILEMYKKFWKVQCNDRKCEEVSGNFEQEHCIPPPRLAPPGELSLRHTGRLTIRPCPPEEEAPTTFEVGAAVDAWWKNGWWEGFVITVESLSSSDSYHVFLPGHRCLYFCTMEGSVCSQAPASS, from the exons GACGCCGTGTAATCCACTTTTACCTTGTATCTACTTCTGAAAGGCCATTACTTGCTGTTGTCGCGACTGAGAAGAATGACCGACATTTTAGTTACGAGGTTTCTGATAACTATATAAAGGTCTTCGGGTCCAGCCCATCCATCAATGCACAAACAAAATGGACATCGCGGAGCATTATGCTCGAGTGGCTCAGTTCATTGGTGCGAAAGGATAACCTTCCACCCCCAAATTTAA TTCCGCACAATGCTGAGACCCATGAAGGTGATGCACAAATGCCGGAACCTATGCCCAGGGAGCCGGCATCATTTAAGGTTGGGGATCATATAGAATTTCTGTCAAAAGATGAGAAGATGCACGACTTCTGGTATAAGTGCAAGATCTTGGAAATGTATAAAAAATTTTGGAAAGTCCAGTGCAATGACAGGAAGTGTGAAGAAGTATCTGGCAACTTTGAGCAAGAG CACTGTATTCCTCCACCAAGACTTGCACCTCCTGGTGAGCTCAGCTTGAGACACACTGGTCGACTTACTATCCGCCCGTGCCCCCCTGAAGAAGAAGCTCCTACTACTTTTGAGGTTGGAGCTGCAGTTGATGCATGGTGGAAAAATGGATGGTGGGAAGGTTTTGTAATTACTGTCGAGTCTCTCTCCAGCAGTGACAGTTATCATGTCTTCTTACCTG GTCACCGATGTTTGTATTTTTGTACCATGGAAGGTTCAGTATGCTCACAG GCCCCCGCAAGTTCTTAA